In Humulus lupulus chromosome 7, drHumLupu1.1, whole genome shotgun sequence, the following are encoded in one genomic region:
- the LOC133791784 gene encoding uncharacterized protein LOC133791784, whose amino-acid sequence MFQLRKFNRAHTCSLDIILGDHRQASSSMVGNVVKTKFTDPKTNYRPKDIAKDMLDRYGVSISYQKAWLEHCIPVIFVDGTFLKAAFGSTLLTASTQDANRHIFPLALAITDSENNDSWEWFFRKIKELCSYHLFCNIKTKFRTDAEATSIAFHAAAKAYNMEDFEKYMKDLDNLHEGIGPFLANEVKYEKWARIHSKSRRYAAMTSNIAESINATLKEMRELPVTTLFECLRNLIQKWSYNNKKEAEATFTELPKKQEEYLRKNFVKSLRMTEEPASTLIYSVHSGLTTNIVDIAKKSCTCNKFDLDELPCEHAMAVIRKMNLQYKKYCSYYFTKQAMLNTYNASIHPLGDQKIWRVPPNVEEIEVLPPKGNRKSGRPRKKRFVSAREGSYQLKCGRCGELGHN is encoded by the exons ATGTTCCAACTTAGGAAGTTCAATCGTGCCCACACATGTTCCTTGGACATTATTCTTGGAGATCACCGACAAGCTTCAAGTAGTATGGTTGGGAATGTTGTGAAGACCAAGTTCACAGATCCAAAAACAAATTATAGACCTAAAGATATAGCTAAAGACATGTTGGACAGATATGGAGTTTCCATAAGTTACCAAAAAGCATG GTTGGAACATTGCATTCCAGTAATTTTTGTTGATGGAACATTCCTAAAAGCTGCATTTGGCAGTACACTTCTCACAGCTTCAACACAAGATGCAAATAGACACATTTTCCCATTGGCTTTGGCTATAACAGATTCGGAAAACAATGATTCATGGGAGTGGTTcttcagaaaaataaaagaat TGTGCTCCTACCATCTTTTCTGCAACATAAAGACCAAGTTTAGAACAGATGCAGAAGCAACCAGTATTGCATTTCATGCTGCTGCAAAAGCTTATAACATGGAAGATTTTGAAAAATACATGAAGGACTTGGACAATTTACATGAAGGAATCGGTCCTTTTCTGGCCAATGAGGTTAAATATGAAAAGTGGGCAAGAATCCACTCCAAAAGTCGTAGATATGCAGCTATGACTTCAAACATAGCTGAATCCATTAATGCAACACTAAAAGAAATGAGAGAGCTTCCAGTAACAACATTATTCGAGTGCCTTAGAAACCTGATTCAAAAATGGAGCTACAATAACAAAAAAGAAGCAGAAGCAACGTTTACAGAATTGCCAAAGAAACAAGAGGAATACTTAAGAAAGAACTTTGTCAAGTCATTAAGAATGACT GAAGAACCAGCTAGCACACTCATTTACAGTGTACACAGTGGTTTAACAACAAACATTGTTGACATTGCAAAGAAATCTTGCACTTGTAACAAGTTTGATTTGGATGAATTACCGTGTGAACATGCCATGGCAGTCATTAGAAAGATGAACCTTCAGTATAAAAAATATTGCTCATATTATTTCACAAAACAAGCCATGTTGAACACCTATAATGCATCAATACATCCATTGGGAGATCAAAAAATATGGAGAGTTCCACCTAATGTTGAGGAAATAGAAGTACTACCTCCAAAGGGAAACAGAAAAAGTGGAAGGCCAAGGAAAAAAAGGTTTGTTTCAGCAAGAGAAGGGTCTTATCAGCTTAAATGTGGAAGGTGTGGAGAGCTTGGGCACAACTGA